ATGATGCCCGCTCAAGATTATCGAGCACCGGGATCATCTTTCCGACCGTCATCGCGGTCACTTCGGAATAAATCGCTTCTTTTTCGCGGGTTGTGCGTTTCTTGTAATTATCAAATTCCGCCGCCGTTCTTAAGAGCATATCTTTGGCTTCGGCCAGTTCTGCGGTGAGTTTGTCAATCTCGGCTTGTTTCGAGGATTTTTTTAAATGTTTATGAGTGTCCTCCTCCGCTTTTTCCTCAGGTGTGACTTTTTCTTCATCCATCGGTTGTGTCTCCTCCGTTCTCTTGGTCTCGCAGGAGCTTCTCAACGCTGCGCGTGAAATATTCCAGCTCCGCAATCATATTTTTGTAATCGATCCTTATCGGAGCGATGATACCGAGTTTTGCGGGCGACTCCGGGTCGCCGTATTGGGAAGTAAGTAACGCTGAGCCGAACAGCTGCGGCAGGGGAATTTCGGGGCCGATCGCTACCCCGATGCCCGGGTTTCGGTTTTTGAGTAAATCGGCTAAAATCCGGTGATTGGCCAACATATGCAGCAGCTCGCGCAGTTGAACCGTGTCGTAATCGGGCAGTGCGAACAGATTTTGCTCACCTGCGAGATTGATCTCGGGCGCACCGAGCACCGAGATGGTCTCGGCCAATGCATCGGTGAATTCGGTCAGTTCAAACAGGTATTCGCCCTCGCGCATTCCGAGTGTCTGGATCAAAGCGGCGTTCAGGTCTCCGGCGGCAATTCCCGCAAAAGTCACCGATGCAGCTTGTGAAAAACGCTCTAGCGCGGCTTCGGACGGACGTCTTCTGCACCGCACCGGGCAGTTGGCGACTCTGCCGCTCTCGGTGACCGTAATCACCGTAAAGATTTGATCCGAGATCGGAATCACACGCACACAGGCGATCTTGTCGGCAGCTCGTTCTCTGGCTGATAAGGTCGGAAATCCGACCAGTTCCGATAACGCTTTCCCTGCATTCTTGCCGGGATTACTGTCGGCGGCGAGCTCTTTGACGGCTTCGTCGATCAGCTTTTTGCGTACCGGCGCAGAGCGTTTCCCCGTA
This window of the Oscillospiraceae bacterium genome carries:
- the hrcA gene encoding heat-inducible transcriptional repressor HrcA encodes the protein MDRKLAILMTVVEEYINTGEPVGSKAIAEAFGNTISSATIRNEMAALCDMGFLEQPHTSAGRVPTVKAYRIYVDGITGKRSAPVRKKLIDEAVKELAADSNPGKNAGKALSELVGFPTLSARERAADKIACVRVIPISDQIFTVITVTESGRVANCPVRCRRRPSEAALERFSQAASVTFAGIAAGDLNAALIQTLGMREGEYLFELTEFTDALAETISVLGAPEINLAGEQNLFALPDYDTVQLRELLHMLANHRILADLLKNRNPGIGVAIGPEIPLPQLFGSALLTSQYGDPESPAKLGIIAPIRIDYKNMIAELEYFTRSVEKLLRDQENGGDTTDG
- the grpE gene encoding nucleotide exchange factor GrpE; this encodes MDEEKVTPEEKAEEDTHKHLKKSSKQAEIDKLTAELAEAKDMLLRTAAEFDNYKKRTTREKEAIYSEVTAMTVGKMIPVLDNLERASSAGGDAAQIQKGVEMTLKQFCDALNSLGVGEIETKIGDPLDPNFHNAVMQTQNPELPEGCVGCVLAKGYKIGDRVIRHAQVAVTNQ